From Alienimonas californiensis, a single genomic window includes:
- a CDS encoding SpoIIE family protein phosphatase, with protein MPHLRIEPTGKEPAAVTGSAVRERNPRGGSKPDGDRSALVRYVALSGPDGYENLTIGRYPDCEVTLDIPTVSRRHARITRGNAAEGGGFYLEDLGSRNATLLRGEPVRGRVKLRDRDEIVICDVTLRFVATTPPPHTDDEPGSGDSVLDSQSGFETAQGADDPAMVTDDPPADASAETPPADDDSRLDGATLESGDDEPSDSFNSPTDRYDSEAERRQSERRSVAGRNGEAEDEADEDDATRKKLPSAFDEARGAASARSSGPKRLTSSETDSHYDYKFTDEAAGVLAALPATRVGGYRLDINPEAKLRAVLSITRDLVGSDGLDRVLDRTLASLFKAFPQADRGFVMLAEQPGDEPTVRATRTRPALGGGSLDDEDGGGEVRISRTIVKRVMGAGEAILSVDVGGDSRFDASSSLVDLQLRSVVCIPLHGRDETPFGVLQLDTADPTRQFSEDDLDLLRAVSVPIGLAAENARLTLEASRRREAERDLELAAHIQQGFLPQGAPPLDGYEFADRYESAQSVGGDYFDYIPLPDGRLAIALGDVAGKGVPAALLMARMSAAARAQLLGAAEKKSQDLLPSALRRLNRELTGGPMGHRFITCVMLLLDPKTHALWAVNAGHMAPLIRTASGAVEPLGEVSGGMPLGIDAEQRFEAACRTLRPGEGALIFTDGITEAVREGAGDRAPGGRDAGKELDARAKGLYGRERLAAVYGRTAGGAAAVIDAITADVAAWTGCGPQTDDICSVALRRSV; from the coding sequence GTGCCGCACCTCCGCATCGAGCCGACCGGGAAGGAGCCCGCCGCCGTCACCGGCTCCGCCGTCCGCGAGCGAAACCCCCGCGGCGGCTCAAAACCCGACGGCGACCGCTCCGCGCTGGTGCGCTACGTCGCCCTCAGCGGCCCGGACGGCTACGAGAACCTCACCATCGGCCGTTACCCGGACTGCGAGGTGACGCTGGACATCCCCACCGTCAGCCGCCGGCACGCCCGCATCACCCGCGGGAACGCCGCGGAGGGCGGCGGGTTCTACCTGGAGGACCTCGGCAGCCGGAACGCGACGCTGCTGCGGGGCGAACCGGTCCGGGGCCGCGTGAAGCTGCGGGACCGGGACGAGATCGTCATCTGCGACGTGACCCTGCGGTTCGTCGCCACCACGCCCCCGCCACACACGGACGACGAGCCCGGCTCCGGCGATTCCGTGCTCGACTCCCAATCTGGCTTCGAGACGGCCCAGGGCGCCGACGACCCGGCGATGGTCACCGACGACCCGCCCGCCGACGCCTCCGCCGAGACCCCCCCGGCCGACGACGACAGCCGCCTGGACGGGGCGACGCTCGAGAGCGGCGACGACGAGCCCTCCGACAGCTTCAACTCCCCCACCGACCGCTACGACAGCGAGGCCGAGCGCCGCCAATCCGAACGCCGCAGCGTGGCCGGGCGAAACGGCGAGGCGGAGGACGAAGCGGACGAGGACGACGCCACCCGCAAGAAGCTGCCCTCGGCTTTCGACGAGGCCCGCGGGGCCGCCTCCGCCCGGTCGTCGGGGCCGAAACGGTTGACGTCGTCCGAGACCGATTCCCACTACGACTACAAGTTCACCGACGAGGCCGCCGGCGTGCTCGCGGCGCTGCCGGCCACCCGCGTCGGGGGGTATCGGCTGGACATCAACCCGGAGGCGAAGCTCCGGGCGGTGCTCTCCATCACCCGGGACCTCGTCGGCAGCGACGGGCTGGACCGGGTGCTGGACCGCACGCTGGCCTCGCTGTTCAAGGCCTTCCCGCAGGCCGACCGCGGGTTCGTGATGCTCGCCGAGCAGCCGGGCGACGAACCGACCGTCCGGGCCACCCGCACCCGCCCGGCGTTGGGCGGAGGTTCGCTCGACGACGAGGACGGCGGCGGGGAGGTGCGGATCAGCCGCACGATCGTGAAGCGGGTGATGGGCGCCGGCGAGGCGATCCTCAGCGTCGATGTCGGCGGCGACAGCCGGTTCGACGCCTCCAGCAGCCTGGTCGATCTGCAACTGCGCAGCGTGGTCTGCATCCCCCTGCACGGCCGGGACGAAACGCCCTTCGGCGTGCTCCAACTGGACACCGCCGACCCGACCCGGCAGTTCTCCGAGGACGACCTCGACCTGTTGCGGGCGGTCTCCGTGCCGATCGGCCTCGCCGCGGAGAACGCCCGGCTGACGCTCGAGGCCTCCCGACGCCGCGAAGCCGAACGCGACCTCGAACTGGCCGCCCACATCCAGCAGGGCTTCCTCCCGCAGGGCGCCCCGCCGCTGGACGGCTACGAGTTCGCCGACCGCTACGAATCCGCCCAGAGCGTCGGCGGCGACTACTTCGACTACATCCCCCTGCCCGACGGCCGCCTCGCGATCGCCCTGGGCGACGTGGCCGGCAAGGGCGTGCCGGCGGCGCTGCTGATGGCCCGCATGAGCGCCGCCGCCCGCGCCCAGTTGCTCGGCGCCGCAGAGAAAAAGAGCCAGGACCTGCTGCCCAGCGCCCTGCGGCGGCTGAACCGGGAACTGACCGGCGGGCCGATGGGACACCGCTTCATCACCTGCGTGATGTTGCTGCTGGACCCGAAAACGCACGCGTTGTGGGCCGTAAACGCCGGCCACATGGCGCCGCTGATTCGCACCGCCTCCGGCGCGGTGGAGCCGCTGGGCGAGGTCAGCGGGGGCATGCCGCTGGGCATCGACGCCGAGCAGCGGTTCGAGGCCGCCTGCCGCACCCTGCGGCCCGGCGAGGGGGCGCTGATCTTCACCGACGGCATCACCGAAGCCGTCCGCGAAGGCGCCGGCGACCGCGCCCCCGGCGGCCGCGACGCGGGGAAGGAACTCGACGCCCGCGCCAAGGGCCTGTACGGCCGCGAACGCCTGGCGGCCGTCTACGGCCGCACCGCCGGCGGCGCCGCCGCGGTCATTGACGCGATCACCGCCGACGTCGCCGCCTGGACCGGCTGCGGCCCCCAGACCGACGACATCTGCTCCGTCGCCCTCCGCCGCAGCGTCTAA
- a CDS encoding DUF2585 family protein has translation MSAARLSRPVLFAVCGTLLVAVVMTLGLRLEDRRWLDDSGRVLPFVAAPDSPETSQHLADPYTFTHLLHGVVLFWPLAWAARRLLPERRAAFVTAAAFVACAAVETGWEILENSPPVIARYRTNTAALGYSGDTIVNSLGDLAACLTGFLLASRIGAKASAVVFLTVELALLIAVRDGLILSVLMLLVPLDGLRDWQAGR, from the coding sequence GTGTCCGCCGCTCGCCTTTCCCGTCCCGTTCTGTTCGCCGTCTGCGGAACGCTGCTCGTGGCCGTCGTCATGACGCTCGGGCTGCGGCTGGAGGACCGCCGCTGGCTCGACGACTCCGGCCGGGTCCTGCCGTTCGTCGCGGCGCCGGACTCCCCGGAAACCAGTCAGCACCTCGCCGACCCCTACACGTTCACCCACCTGCTGCACGGCGTCGTGCTGTTTTGGCCGCTGGCCTGGGCGGCCCGCCGGCTCCTGCCGGAGCGGCGGGCGGCGTTCGTCACGGCCGCGGCGTTCGTCGCCTGCGCGGCGGTCGAAACGGGGTGGGAAATCTTGGAGAACTCCCCGCCCGTCATCGCCCGCTACCGGACGAACACCGCGGCGCTGGGCTACAGCGGGGACACGATCGTCAACTCCCTCGGCGACCTTGCCGCCTGTCTGACCGGCTTCCTGCTGGCGAGCCGTATCGGGGCGAAGGCCTCCGCGGTCGTGTTCCTGACGGTGGAACTCGCCCTGCTAATCGCCGTCCGCGACGGCCTGATCCTCAGCGTGCTGATGCTGCTCGTCCCGCTGGACGGCCTGCGCGACTGGCAGGCCGGGCGTTAG
- a CDS encoding bile acid:sodium symporter family protein, producing MSETTLQRPDAPRSRRERFVAAFQTHWFLFALAVVIPGGLAIGWNPGSTPPAWGPPGDWFDARLLTAAVLFLMAFSLNSGKLWAALSKPGPVLWASACNVALVPLLAWPLSYTQGLIDFRLGLMIAAASACTMAGASVWTRQAGGNDAVSLLVTLLTNGLCFLTIPATLALTTGRSVEFDVPDLMVRLLLTAALPMAVGQAVRAIPAVSRLAAGRRTTWGNLALFLVLGIVFTGAAKAGRTLDELGVTEGDGGLRLAGGVAWVGACCVFVHSVAMGVAFLGAGLLGFGRGEQIACAFAGSQKTLPIGLLIAVSPAMFGDPNLLGPGRGVPLAVFPMLLFHASQMFLDTAVATRLRRGSSEPSDGGPPPASADAGEHMGG from the coding sequence ATGAGCGAAACGACCCTGCAGAGGCCGGACGCCCCCCGCTCGCGGCGGGAGCGGTTCGTCGCGGCGTTTCAGACGCACTGGTTCCTGTTCGCCCTCGCGGTGGTGATCCCCGGCGGGCTGGCGATCGGCTGGAACCCCGGCAGCACGCCGCCGGCGTGGGGGCCGCCGGGCGATTGGTTCGACGCCCGGCTGCTGACCGCGGCGGTGCTGTTCCTGATGGCCTTCAGCCTGAACAGCGGCAAGCTGTGGGCGGCGCTGTCCAAGCCCGGCCCGGTGCTGTGGGCGTCGGCGTGCAACGTGGCGCTGGTCCCGCTGCTCGCCTGGCCGCTGAGCTACACGCAGGGGCTGATCGACTTCCGCCTCGGCCTGATGATCGCCGCCGCCAGCGCCTGCACGATGGCCGGGGCGAGCGTCTGGACGCGGCAGGCCGGCGGGAACGACGCGGTCAGCCTGCTCGTCACCCTGCTGACGAACGGGCTGTGCTTCCTGACGATCCCGGCGACGCTGGCCCTGACGACCGGCCGGAGCGTCGAGTTCGACGTGCCGGACCTGATGGTTCGCCTGCTGCTCACCGCCGCCCTGCCGATGGCCGTGGGACAGGCGGTGCGGGCGATCCCCGCAGTCAGCCGTCTGGCCGCCGGGCGGCGGACGACCTGGGGGAACCTCGCCCTGTTTCTGGTGCTGGGAATCGTGTTTACCGGGGCGGCGAAGGCCGGCCGCACGCTGGACGAACTGGGCGTGACCGAGGGCGACGGCGGCCTGCGGCTGGCGGGGGGCGTCGCCTGGGTCGGGGCCTGCTGCGTGTTCGTCCACAGCGTGGCGATGGGCGTGGCGTTCCTCGGCGCCGGCCTGCTGGGCTTCGGCCGGGGGGAACAGATCGCATGCGCCTTCGCCGGCAGCCAGAAGACGCTGCCGATCGGCCTGCTGATCGCGGTCAGCCCCGCGATGTTCGGCGACCCGAACCTGCTCGGCCCCGGCCGCGGCGTGCCGCTGGCGGTCTTCCCGATGCTGCTCTTCCACGCCAGCCAGATGTTCCTGGACACCGCGGTCGCGACGCGACTTCGCCGCGGGAGCTCGGAGCCGAGCGATGGGGGTCCGCCCCCCGCGTCAGCGGACGCGGGCGAACACATGGGGGGCTGA
- the ispH gene encoding 4-hydroxy-3-methylbut-2-enyl diphosphate reductase produces the protein MVRARAMGWCFGVRDAVAATRGEANPSSVTVLGELVHNADVTAELAGRGFRSLPGPGDAGAVRTAAALVTAHGASRGDLARLRGAGLRVIDATCPLVRRVQEAAAAFAAEGRFVVVVGVPGHAEVAGVVGDLPEDRFAVVRDAASVHPWPHDRIGVVQQSTTDPATAAAAVAAVRVLNPQADVAVVDTVCKPTRDRQAAVRELCATLKRGPGPATVVVVGGTNSHNTARLAALCEAEGVRALRVAGAGELDPSAFAGVRVVGLTAGTSTLDAAIDAVEARLRTFKISPPFVHELSNTEQTDWRRWTAAEWAACFQANGVRRDDPAGPGAIPWPCPAGERRPTLSAAERAATLDSIRMFQLGESGTGRFLQRCAAAYVAAGGDPDYPAALREFLAEENRHAAELGRFLDAEGVPRLQRGESRVAGAFRASRRLVPASRLGLEWAIVVLLSAERVAIAYYAALRQATESPALRALCRNVLRDEVRHLRFQSAQLAALRVGRGRVGRAATAAAEGAALWGACAAAYLAHRRVFRRAGMGWRAVRRRARASV, from the coding sequence GTGGTCCGGGCCCGTGCGATGGGGTGGTGCTTCGGGGTGCGGGACGCGGTCGCCGCGACGCGGGGGGAGGCAAACCCTTCATCGGTCACGGTGCTGGGCGAACTGGTGCACAACGCGGACGTGACGGCCGAGTTGGCGGGGCGGGGCTTCCGCTCCCTGCCGGGGCCGGGAGACGCCGGGGCGGTCCGCACGGCGGCGGCGCTGGTGACCGCCCACGGGGCCAGCCGCGGCGACCTTGCCCGGTTGCGGGGGGCGGGGCTGCGGGTGATCGACGCGACCTGCCCGCTGGTCCGCCGGGTGCAGGAGGCCGCGGCGGCCTTCGCGGCAGAGGGGCGGTTCGTGGTCGTCGTCGGCGTGCCGGGGCACGCAGAGGTCGCCGGCGTCGTCGGCGATCTGCCGGAGGATCGCTTCGCCGTGGTCCGGGACGCGGCGTCTGTGCATCCCTGGCCGCATGATCGGATCGGCGTGGTCCAACAGAGCACGACCGACCCGGCGACCGCCGCCGCCGCCGTGGCGGCGGTGCGGGTGCTCAATCCGCAGGCGGACGTGGCGGTCGTGGACACCGTCTGCAAACCGACCCGCGATCGGCAGGCCGCGGTGCGGGAGTTGTGCGCGACCCTGAAGCGGGGGCCAGGGCCGGCGACCGTGGTGGTCGTCGGGGGGACGAATTCGCACAACACCGCCCGGCTGGCGGCGCTGTGCGAGGCGGAGGGCGTACGGGCACTCCGCGTCGCCGGGGCGGGGGAACTGGATCCGTCGGCGTTTGCCGGGGTTCGCGTCGTCGGCCTGACCGCCGGGACCAGCACGCTGGACGCCGCGATCGACGCCGTCGAGGCCCGGCTGCGGACGTTCAAGATCAGCCCCCCTTTTGTCCATGAACTCTCCAATACAGAGCAGACGGACTGGCGACGCTGGACGGCGGCGGAGTGGGCAGCCTGTTTTCAGGCGAACGGCGTGCGGCGGGACGATCCGGCGGGGCCGGGGGCGATCCCTTGGCCATGTCCGGCAGGGGAGCGGCGGCCGACGCTGTCGGCGGCGGAGCGGGCGGCGACGCTGGATTCGATCCGCATGTTCCAACTTGGCGAGAGCGGCACGGGGCGGTTTCTCCAGCGGTGCGCGGCGGCGTACGTGGCGGCGGGCGGCGATCCGGACTACCCGGCGGCGCTGCGGGAGTTTCTGGCGGAGGAGAACCGGCACGCGGCGGAGTTGGGTCGGTTCCTCGACGCGGAGGGCGTGCCGCGGCTGCAACGCGGGGAGAGCCGGGTGGCGGGGGCGTTCCGGGCGTCCCGGCGGCTGGTTCCGGCCTCCCGGCTCGGGCTGGAATGGGCGATCGTCGTGCTGCTGAGCGCCGAACGCGTGGCGATCGCCTACTACGCGGCGCTGCGGCAGGCGACGGAGTCGCCGGCGCTGCGGGCGCTCTGCCGCAACGTGCTGCGGGACGAGGTCCGGCACCTGCGGTTTCAGTCCGCCCAACTCGCAGCGCTGCGGGTCGGCCGGGGACGGGTCGGACGGGCGGCGACTGCCGCGGCGGAGGGGGCGGCCCTGTGGGGGGCGTGCGCGGCGGCGTACCTCGCCCATCGCCGCGTGTTCCGCCGGGCGGGGATGGGCTGGCGGGCCGTGCGGCGGCGGGCCCGCGCCTCCGTGTGA
- a CDS encoding transcriptional regulator yields MSRPDPEKLSEQERPAAPPSGPGRFDYAGLDRVLHERARLGILTSLLTHPEGLLFGEVRDLCGLTDGNLNRHLSALDEAGLIELWKRGAGRGSRTLCKLSPTGRERFLAYLAELERVLADAAPAAEGAARLKFAE; encoded by the coding sequence ATGTCCCGCCCCGACCCCGAAAAGCTCTCCGAACAAGAGCGACCGGCCGCCCCGCCCTCCGGCCCCGGCCGGTTCGATTACGCCGGGCTGGATCGCGTGCTGCACGAACGGGCGCGGCTGGGCATCCTCACCTCGCTGCTCACCCACCCCGAGGGGCTGCTGTTCGGGGAGGTCCGCGACCTGTGCGGGCTGACCGACGGGAACCTGAATCGCCACCTGTCGGCGTTGGACGAGGCGGGGCTGATCGAACTCTGGAAACGCGGCGCCGGCCGCGGCTCGCGGACGCTGTGCAAACTGAGCCCGACCGGCCGCGAGCGGTTCCTCGCCTATCTCGCCGAGTTGGAACGGGTCCTCGCGGACGCGGCCCCCGCCGCGGAGGGCGCCGCCCGTCTGAAGTTCGCCGAGTAA
- a CDS encoding glycosyltransferase family 4 protein has translation MHVLHFITRLILGGAQENTLLTCEGQHAAGDRVTLVTGPGLGREGSLMERAEAAGFEVIELPGLVRNLRPWADAAAMRRFAGLVGELRPDLVHTHSGKAGVLGRAGAEKAGVPAIHTVHGPSFHRFQNPVSRAAFRAAERWAGPKTAHFISVADAMTDQYVAAGIAPRERFTTIRSGMHVEPFLHPPRPRETVRGELGFAPTDVVAAKVARLSDLKGQRFLVDAAALLKDRAPHLRYLLIGDGPLREGLERRIAAAGLTDRFVFTGLVPTDRIPELLHASDLVVHASLREGLPRVLPQGLIAGKPVVAFDADGAKEVCLTGETGFLIPPRDVPALAEALAALAADPALRERLGAEGRRRFTDPFRHTTMVRQIRALSADVVAGRRGAAVGTGEPPAANPLPN, from the coding sequence ATGCACGTGCTTCACTTCATCACCCGGCTGATCCTCGGCGGGGCGCAGGAGAACACCCTGCTGACCTGCGAGGGCCAGCACGCCGCGGGCGATCGCGTCACGCTGGTGACCGGCCCGGGCCTGGGTCGCGAGGGCTCGCTGATGGAGCGGGCCGAGGCCGCCGGCTTCGAGGTGATCGAACTGCCCGGGCTGGTGCGGAACCTGCGGCCGTGGGCCGACGCCGCCGCGATGCGGCGCTTCGCCGGTCTGGTCGGCGAACTCCGGCCGGACCTGGTGCACACGCACTCCGGCAAGGCGGGCGTGCTGGGCAGAGCCGGGGCCGAAAAGGCCGGCGTGCCCGCGATTCACACCGTCCACGGGCCGAGCTTCCACCGGTTCCAGAACCCCGTCAGCCGGGCCGCCTTCCGGGCCGCGGAGCGTTGGGCGGGGCCGAAAACCGCCCACTTCATCAGCGTCGCCGACGCGATGACGGACCAATACGTGGCCGCCGGAATCGCTCCGCGGGAGCGGTTCACCACGATCCGCAGCGGAATGCACGTCGAACCGTTCCTCCACCCGCCCCGGCCGCGGGAGACGGTGCGGGGGGAACTGGGCTTCGCTCCCACGGACGTCGTCGCCGCGAAGGTCGCCCGGCTGAGCGACCTGAAGGGCCAGCGGTTCCTCGTCGACGCCGCCGCCCTGCTGAAGGACCGGGCGCCGCACCTGCGGTATCTGCTGATCGGCGACGGCCCGCTGCGGGAGGGCCTGGAACGCCGCATCGCCGCCGCGGGGCTGACCGACCGCTTCGTCTTCACCGGACTGGTGCCGACCGACCGGATCCCCGAACTGCTGCACGCCAGCGATCTGGTGGTGCACGCCTCGCTGCGGGAGGGCCTGCCGCGGGTGTTGCCGCAGGGTCTGATCGCCGGCAAGCCGGTCGTCGCCTTCGACGCCGACGGGGCGAAGGAGGTGTGCCTCACGGGCGAAACCGGGTTCCTCATCCCGCCCAGGGACGTGCCCGCCCTCGCCGAGGCGCTGGCCGCCCTCGCCGCCGACCCGGCCCTGCGGGAGCGGCTGGGCGCCGAGGGCCGGCGGCGGTTCACGGACCCCTTCCGTCACACCACGATGGTCCGGCAGATCCGGGCGCTGTCGGCCGACGTCGTCGCCGGCCGGCGCGGCGCCGCGGTGGGCACGGGCGAACCGCCGGCCGCAAACCCGCTTCCAAACTAA
- a CDS encoding 3-keto-disaccharide hydrolase, which produces MCPPFRLFAPLSAAFALLAVACVGGTPQEDPAPGSNPEVGGDVAPLFDGKTLNGWTGEKKLWSVKMIDDVPTIVGVSEGLDHNTFLTADRTLGDFDLTFEMQLTPNEANSGIQFRSVRIAEEGEKPGPDSEMRGYQADAGAGWWGKLYEENGRGMLYPAKDQPNQKSAEDALKPGAWNVYRISAEGDRVRTWINGAPSVDLVDPQGRKEGLIGLQMHSGGPMTVRFRRFVLQTP; this is translated from the coding sequence ATGTGCCCGCCCTTCCGCCTGTTTGCGCCGCTCTCCGCCGCATTTGCCCTGTTGGCCGTCGCCTGCGTCGGCGGCACGCCACAGGAAGACCCCGCCCCGGGCTCGAATCCGGAAGTCGGCGGGGACGTCGCCCCGCTGTTCGACGGCAAAACCCTCAACGGCTGGACCGGGGAGAAGAAACTGTGGTCCGTGAAGATGATCGACGACGTGCCCACGATCGTCGGCGTCTCCGAGGGGCTGGACCACAACACCTTCCTCACCGCCGACCGCACCCTCGGCGACTTCGACCTCACGTTTGAGATGCAGCTCACCCCGAACGAGGCCAACAGCGGCATCCAGTTCCGCAGCGTCCGGATCGCCGAGGAGGGCGAGAAGCCGGGGCCCGACAGCGAGATGCGCGGCTACCAAGCCGACGCCGGGGCCGGCTGGTGGGGCAAACTGTACGAGGAGAACGGCCGCGGGATGCTCTACCCCGCAAAGGATCAGCCGAACCAGAAGAGCGCCGAGGACGCGCTGAAGCCGGGCGCCTGGAACGTCTATCGCATCAGCGCGGAGGGAGATCGCGTCCGGACCTGGATCAACGGCGCCCCCAGCGTGGACCTGGTCGATCCGCAGGGTCGCAAGGAGGGCCTGATCGGCCTGCAGATGCACTCCGGCGGCCCGATGACCGTCCGCTTCCGCCGGTTCGTCCTGCAAACGCCGTGA